The following are encoded together in the Pseudidiomarina andamanensis genome:
- a CDS encoding flagella synthesis protein FlgN: MSLRQHLTEQVERLEQLQALLEQEQRLLGDGQIDGEKLKSLAEQKQVVQQRIEASESKRLSAQQKLGFSDDAAGARDAAKQAGCIDVWQQLLERTQRVAQLNLLNGELIQHRLHHNQQMLNILRDAAGSGSAAMYGADGSQDTTPQRLNSKA; this comes from the coding sequence ATGAGTTTACGCCAGCATTTAACCGAACAAGTCGAGCGCTTAGAGCAACTGCAAGCATTGCTTGAACAGGAGCAGCGACTGCTCGGCGATGGTCAAATTGATGGCGAAAAACTAAAGTCACTCGCTGAACAAAAACAGGTTGTTCAGCAACGTATTGAAGCGAGTGAAAGCAAACGCCTTTCCGCGCAGCAAAAACTCGGCTTTAGTGATGACGCCGCAGGCGCTCGTGATGCTGCAAAGCAGGCCGGTTGTATTGATGTTTGGCAACAGCTACTAGAACGTACACAACGTGTCGCACAGTTGAATCTTCTCAACGGTGAGCTTATCCAACATCGCCTACACCACAATCAACAAATGCTGAATATTTTGCGTGATGCTGCTGGTTCCGGCAGTGCTGCCATGTACGGCGCCGATGGCA
- the flgM gene encoding flagellar biosynthesis anti-sigma factor FlgM gives MKINGYQPPNSVTQSDSSRSQAAQKTDKANAGDAKQAEVVTHLSQLPQDASQDVNMARVEELREAIRDGKLNMNTDNIAEALLKSLTDGI, from the coding sequence GTGAAAATCAATGGTTATCAACCACCTAACAGCGTTACTCAATCAGACTCTAGTCGTTCACAAGCGGCTCAGAAAACTGATAAAGCAAACGCTGGTGATGCCAAACAAGCTGAAGTGGTTACCCACTTAAGCCAATTGCCACAAGATGCGTCACAAGACGTTAACATGGCACGTGTTGAAGAGCTGCGCGAAGCAATTCGCGACGGTAAACTAAACATGAATACTGACAATATTGCTGAAGCACTATTGAAAAGTCTAACGGATGGTATTTAA